The Gemmatimonadota bacterium DH-78 region GTGTGGATGCCCACACCAGTACGCGTCCCTCTCCGCTGCGCCGTTCGGCCAGCGCCGGCGACCCGTCGTCGAAGCGGGCGAGCACCGTCACGGAGTCGCCCGGCGGCACCTGCCAGCTCCGCGCCCGGAAGAACCGCGCTGCAGAGAAATCGCCTCGACGGGGGCCGCGGAAGAGCTCGAACACGGGGTGGTCGTAGTCCAGGTAGCCGAGCCGACCGCCCCGCCCCTCTTCGCGATCCTGTACCGCACCGAGCGTGCCCGGCAACAGCCCGCCGGCGCTCTCCGTCCAGCTGCCGCGGCTGCCCGCGACCATCAGGAGTCCTCCGCCCGAGGCGACGAAGTCGCGGAGCCGCTCGCCCTCCGAGCCTTCGGGAAAGGGCCGGTCGTTGAGGATCACCACCTGGTAGGTGGAGAGCTGGTCCGCGCCCGGCGCGCCGCCGGTGACCCGGTCCACCCGGAATCCGTCGCCGCGTGCCACCTCCAGCGCCTGGCGGAGGTGGAGCGACGCCTGGGCGCCGCCCGACGGTGCGTCGAGCAGGAGCACCCCGGTGGCGCGGCCCGGGCTCACCACGAAGCGGCGTGCGTCGTCGTGCCGCAGCTCGGAGTCGGGCAGCCCGTCGGACATCACTCGTACCACACCGCGGGTGTGGCGCTCGGTGAGGGTGAAGGGCTGAAACACCACCGGCACGGCGCCGGCCGCCGGCAGGGTCACCGTCTGACGCTGGATCTCCCGCGTGTCGACTTCGAGCACCACCTGCACCTCGAGCTCGGCGTCTCCGCCCACGCGGGTGATCCGGGCGCGCGGGGTGACGCGCTCCGCACCCTGGAAGCGGTCGCGGGTCAACGCCACCTCGCCCACCGCGAGATTCGCCGGCGGATCGCTGCCGACCGCCACCATCTCGATCTCGGTGCCCTCGGGCACCGACACGCCCTCCTCGCCCGTCCAGCCGCCCCGCTGCAGGTCGCTCACCACGGTGAGCGCCTTTCCGGGCAACTCCGACTCCTCGAGGATCGTCTGCGCGAGCTTGAGCGCCGGGCCGTAGCGCGTGGCGCGATCCGTGACCGCGAGGGTGTCGAGTGCGGCCCGGATGCGCGAGGCGTCGGAGGTGGAGCGCACCGGCGCGGCCGCGCCCTGGTCGAACACCACGAGCGACACCCGGTCGAGGGGCCCGAGCGAGCCCACGGCGTCGCCGGCCGCCTCCACGGCATCGGCCCAGCGATCCTCGATCGCCATCGAGTAGGAGCGGTCGAGCACGACCACGTGCTCCGTCGGCCCGGTGCCCGCGATCGCCACCGCGGCGTCGTCGCGCACGAAGGGGCGGGCGAAGGCGAGCACCAGCAGGGCGAGCGCCAGCGCGCGCAGCGCCAGCAGCAGCCAGTGGTGGATCCGCCGTCGGTTCTCGGCCTGGTAGGGCACCTTCTCGAGGAACATCAGCGACGGAAAGCGCACCACCTTCGCGCGCTGCCTGCGCGTGAGGTGCA contains the following coding sequences:
- a CDS encoding BatA domain-containing protein; the encoded protein is MPLGFLVPLFLVGLIGLAVPIVVHLTRRQRAKVVRFPSLMFLEKVPYQAENRRRIHHWLLLALRALALALLVLAFARPFVRDDAAVAIAGTGPTEHVVVLDRSYSMAIEDRWADAVEAAGDAVGSLGPLDRVSLVVFDQGAAAPVRSTSDASRIRAALDTLAVTDRATRYGPALKLAQTILEESELPGKALTVVSDLQRGGWTGEEGVSVPEGTEIEMVAVGSDPPANLAVGEVALTRDRFQGAERVTPRARITRVGGDAELEVQVVLEVDTREIQRQTVTLPAAGAVPVVFQPFTLTERHTRGVVRVMSDGLPDSELRHDDARRFVVSPGRATGVLLLDAPSGGAQASLHLRQALEVARGDGFRVDRVTGGAPGADQLSTYQVVILNDRPFPEGSEGERLRDFVASGGGLLMVAGSRGSWTESAGGLLPGTLGAVQDREEGRGGRLGYLDYDHPVFELFRGPRRGDFSAARFFRARSWQVPPGDSVTVLARFDDGSPALAERRSGEGRVLVWASTLDAFWTDLALQPVFVPFVHQVVGYASGRTEVLDAFTAGQILDVSDARAMETAGLGEVAEALAAAEGQVALAPSGGTTELSAGAGPHFLELGEQGFYEIRPPGRNDVRPVAVAVNVDPAEADLAPLDPEEVEASIRSGAGGTAVAATDTERAAELRLEDRERRQSLWRWMLVGAFLLLAAETVLSNRVSRARRNERAGAPQGAQS